GACGATTGAGGAGTGCCGCTACAACCCGCGTGTCTTCCTTTTTCCGCCCTGGGAAGCGATCTACGTCCATGACGACCTGCGCAAGCACAGCTTCGCCCATGCGATCGAGACTTTCGAGAATTGCCGCACCGCCTATCGCCGCCACGGCTACCGCATCGTCGAAGTGCCGAAGGCCGCTGTCGACGCGCGCGCCGATTTCATCCTTCGCGAAATCGACAATGATTCACGCGGAGACGCGGAGAACGCGGAGTAGGGGGCGAAACTCCGCGGCCTTCGCGTCTCCGCGTGAATCTCATGTTCGCGCCGCCCACGCGATAGCTTCTTCCAGCCGGTCGTTCCCCCAGAACAGTTCGTCGCCCACAACGAAACTCGGCGCGCCGAACACCCCGCGCGCGATGGCGTCCTCGTTTTGCGCCCTCAGCTTGGCCTTGTTCTCGGGCGTGTTCGCGGCAGCCAGTGTGGCCGCCGGGTCGGCGCCGACCCGCGTCAGGATCTCGGCCAGCACGCCGTCATCGGCGATGTCCTTCCGCTCGGCGAAATTCGCCGAATAGACCGCGCGCGCGAAATCCGGCATCCAGCCTTCGCCTTCGGCCGCCAGCGCGATGCGCGCCGCCTTGAGACCGTTCTGCGGAAAGCGCAGCGGCGGGAGCGTCAGCGGC
Above is a window of Rhizomicrobium sp. DNA encoding:
- a CDS encoding 2-hydroxychromene-2-carboxylate isomerase, with product MDFWFEFASSYSYPAAMRVERLAKAAGVTLRWRPFLLGPIFSSQGWNDSPFNLYPVKGSYMWRDLERICAREGLPLTLPPLRFPQNGLKAARIALAAEGEGWMPDFARAVYSANFAERKDIADDGVLAEILTRVGADPAATLAAANTPENKAKLRAQNEDAIARGVFGAPSFVVGDELFWGNDRLEEAIAWAART